A genomic segment from Peribacillus sp. ACCC06369 encodes:
- the dnaE gene encoding DNA polymerase III subunit alpha, translating into MYTHLHIQSGYSLLTSTVKITELVAKAKEDGCKSLALTDRNVMYGSVYFYKECKRQGIKPIIGILADVLDEQESAHGLLLLAKNLQGYQNLLKISSAIKTKSPSGIPMNWLKAYSSGLIAITPGAEGQIETLLREENPEEAKLAAGRFLQIFGHDNFFVSIQRLSITDEEKGNEAISQLARDLEIKIVATNPVYYLNESDALAQEVLLAIGNGDKLADEAHTVLESNQFYLKSRAQIAELFHDRPDALENTLYIAAQCNLEIPFHRSLLPKYPTEEGITAEEMLEAVCFQGLKKRMPEPSIQYEERLRYELDVIAKMKFSDYFLIVWDFMKFAKDHQILTGPGRGSAAGSMVAYVLSITDVDPIEHSLLFERFLNPERVSMPDIDIDFPDNRREEVIAYVAKKYGELHVAQIITFGTLAAKAALRDTGRVFGLNSKEQEAVSKMIPGRLGITLPEAYKESKRLREFVNESDLNQKLFQTALLLEGLPRHASTHAAGVVISDQALTEHIPIQGGHDGIHLTQYPMDLLEELGLLKMDFLGLRNLTLIDNILKNIHKGTGKKLDLSHIPMDDPETLALLGRGETTGVFQFESDGIRKVLIKLKPNRFEDIVAVNALYRPGPMENIPLFIERKHGLAPIDYLHQDLKDILEPTYGVIVYQEQIMQIASRLAGFSLGEADLLRRAVSKKKKDVLDQERQHFVSGSLKQGYSERTADEIYSLIVRFANYGFNRSHAVAYSVIAYQLGYLKTHHPEYFMAALMTSVVGNDEKISQYIREAKKKGITVLTPSINRSGYPFLPEKEGIRFSLGAIKGIGGTVLKEIFAARRQKKFADLFDFCLRVSGKIVNRKVLEALVHSGAFDEFGEDRATLLASLDVAISHTELVNPDDDLFDMFSDGEFSLKPKYNKVEPIPIEHKLSLEKSALGLYLSNHPVTSYRELFQYFGCLTIDEATNKKESKVLLGAYITSVKTIRTKKGDVMAFLSVSDEEGDIEAVVFPNVYKNHSADLNNGQLVMLQGTLEERDGKTQLLIKNVYPLEKVKQMKEEKNGTIFLKIEAGKQTKETLQKIKKILMQHSGETKVMLFYERENRYVQLSYWDWVNPTDSLMQALFDMVGKGNVVYKRE; encoded by the coding sequence GTGTATACTCATCTCCATATTCAGAGCGGATACAGCTTGCTGACAAGTACGGTTAAAATCACTGAACTTGTTGCCAAAGCGAAAGAGGATGGCTGTAAAAGTCTTGCCTTAACCGATCGAAATGTTATGTACGGTTCGGTCTATTTTTATAAAGAATGCAAGAGACAGGGAATAAAGCCAATCATCGGCATCCTTGCAGATGTCCTTGATGAACAGGAATCGGCACATGGCCTTCTTTTATTGGCAAAAAACCTGCAAGGATATCAAAACCTGCTTAAAATAAGCAGTGCCATAAAAACGAAATCCCCGTCAGGCATTCCAATGAACTGGCTTAAAGCCTATTCCAGTGGCTTGATTGCAATCACACCGGGTGCGGAGGGGCAAATAGAAACACTTTTGAGAGAAGAAAATCCTGAAGAAGCCAAACTGGCAGCAGGGCGTTTCCTGCAGATTTTTGGTCATGATAACTTTTTCGTATCCATACAGAGACTTTCGATTACGGATGAGGAGAAAGGTAACGAAGCCATTAGCCAGTTGGCGAGAGATTTAGAGATAAAGATTGTCGCTACGAATCCGGTCTATTATTTGAACGAAAGCGATGCACTCGCTCAAGAAGTCCTTCTGGCAATAGGAAATGGAGACAAGCTGGCGGATGAGGCGCATACGGTTCTTGAATCCAATCAATTTTATTTGAAAAGCCGGGCTCAGATAGCTGAACTATTCCATGACAGACCTGATGCACTCGAAAATACACTTTATATAGCCGCGCAATGCAATCTGGAAATTCCGTTTCATCGATCACTGCTGCCTAAGTATCCTACTGAAGAGGGAATAACTGCAGAGGAAATGCTCGAAGCCGTCTGTTTCCAAGGGTTGAAGAAAAGAATGCCGGAGCCATCCATTCAATATGAAGAGCGCCTTCGGTATGAATTGGATGTCATTGCCAAGATGAAATTCAGCGATTACTTTTTAATCGTTTGGGATTTCATGAAATTCGCTAAGGACCATCAAATCCTGACTGGTCCTGGAAGGGGATCGGCCGCCGGATCGATGGTCGCTTATGTGCTGTCGATAACGGATGTCGATCCAATCGAACATTCCTTGCTGTTCGAGCGTTTCCTGAATCCTGAACGTGTCTCGATGCCGGATATCGACATTGATTTTCCGGATAACCGCCGTGAAGAAGTGATTGCCTATGTCGCGAAGAAATACGGGGAACTTCATGTAGCACAAATCATTACGTTCGGAACATTAGCTGCCAAAGCTGCCTTAAGGGATACAGGACGTGTTTTCGGCTTGAATTCAAAGGAACAGGAAGCGGTATCGAAAATGATTCCAGGCCGTCTGGGCATCACGCTTCCTGAAGCATACAAGGAATCGAAAAGGCTGAGGGAGTTCGTTAATGAGAGTGACCTTAATCAAAAACTTTTTCAAACGGCGTTATTGCTTGAAGGGCTGCCCCGACATGCTTCGACACATGCGGCAGGCGTCGTCATCAGCGATCAGGCACTCACCGAGCATATCCCGATTCAGGGAGGACATGACGGTATCCATCTGACTCAATACCCAATGGACCTCCTCGAAGAACTGGGACTGCTTAAAATGGATTTTCTTGGACTCCGTAATTTGACGCTCATCGATAATATCTTAAAGAACATCCATAAAGGAACCGGGAAAAAGCTGGACCTGTCCCATATCCCAATGGATGACCCCGAGACGTTAGCCCTTTTAGGTAGAGGTGAAACAACTGGCGTGTTTCAATTTGAGTCAGATGGCATCCGAAAGGTTTTGATCAAGCTGAAACCGAACCGATTCGAGGATATCGTTGCGGTCAATGCCCTATATCGTCCAGGTCCGATGGAAAATATACCGCTGTTCATCGAGCGGAAACATGGACTGGCCCCCATCGATTACCTGCACCAGGATTTGAAGGATATTCTTGAGCCTACATACGGAGTCATCGTTTATCAAGAACAAATCATGCAAATTGCTTCCCGCCTAGCCGGATTTTCACTTGGCGAGGCTGACCTGCTCCGCCGTGCCGTTTCGAAGAAGAAGAAGGATGTGCTGGATCAAGAGCGGCAGCATTTTGTGAGCGGCTCGTTGAAACAAGGGTATTCCGAAAGAACGGCAGATGAGATTTATTCCTTGATCGTCCGCTTCGCTAACTATGGATTCAACCGAAGCCATGCGGTGGCGTATAGTGTCATCGCTTATCAGCTGGGTTACTTGAAAACCCACCATCCGGAATATTTCATGGCAGCACTCATGACGTCGGTCGTCGGGAATGATGAAAAGATTTCCCAATATATCCGTGAGGCAAAAAAGAAAGGGATAACGGTTTTGACACCCTCGATTAACCGGAGCGGATACCCGTTTTTACCGGAAAAGGAAGGGATCCGTTTTAGCCTTGGGGCCATAAAGGGAATAGGCGGTACGGTTTTAAAAGAAATCTTTGCTGCCAGACGGCAAAAGAAGTTCGCTGATTTATTCGATTTCTGTTTACGCGTTTCAGGAAAAATCGTAAATAGAAAAGTGTTGGAGGCGCTTGTGCATTCAGGTGCATTTGATGAATTCGGTGAAGACCGGGCAACATTGTTGGCGAGTTTGGACGTAGCGATCAGCCATACGGAATTGGTTAATCCAGATGATGATCTATTCGATATGTTTTCGGACGGCGAATTTTCACTCAAACCGAAATACAACAAGGTCGAGCCTATTCCCATCGAGCATAAACTCTCATTGGAAAAAAGCGCCTTGGGGCTTTATCTATCGAATCATCCGGTGACCAGCTACAGGGAACTTTTTCAGTACTTCGGATGTTTGACCATAGACGAAGCAACCAATAAAAAGGAATCGAAAGTCTTACTTGGCGCATACATTACGTCGGTTAAAACCATAAGGACTAAAAAGGGCGATGTGATGGCTTTTTTGAGCGTTAGTGATGAAGAGGGAGACATTGAAGCGGTCGTTTTTCCCAATGTTTATAAAAACCACTCTGCCGACTTGAATAATGGACAACTCGTTATGCTGCAAGGGACATTGGAAGAACGGGATGGAAAAACACAACTCCTGATCAAGAACGTATACCCGCTTGAAAAAGTGAAGCAGATGAAAGAGGAAAAAAACGGAACGATATTCCTGAAAATTGAGGCTGGCAAGCAAACGAAGGAAACACTGCAAAAAATAAAAAAAATTTTAATGCAGCATAGCGGTGAAACCAAGGTGATGCTTTTTTACGAGAGGGAAAACCGCTATGTACAGCTATCTTATTGGGATTGGGTCAATCCTACAGATAGTCTGATGCAGGCACTATTTGACATGGTTGGAAAAGGGAATGTGGTTTACAAGAGAGAATAA
- the ytrI gene encoding sporulation membrane protein YtrI yields MRIPPYHRAPTWQRFFAGAALGGLISWVMFFYMHGVQQEKQIRTIHEQREEIKDLNGEIAIWEQDYKKLNQQNEEILTIQEVEVTITNGKTYSLDQLSIAEAEDVIEDDLSSLLAKDVVSVYNGKMLLIKSIENKKLIINKKRYDLEVVEIMFYTKMNIEIKVKRNS; encoded by the coding sequence ATGAGGATTCCTCCCTATCACCGGGCACCCACCTGGCAGCGTTTTTTTGCCGGAGCTGCGCTTGGCGGACTGATCAGCTGGGTGATGTTCTTTTATATGCATGGGGTCCAGCAAGAGAAGCAGATCAGAACCATTCACGAACAAAGAGAAGAGATCAAAGATTTAAACGGGGAAATCGCAATTTGGGAGCAGGATTATAAAAAATTGAACCAGCAAAACGAAGAGATCTTAACGATTCAAGAAGTCGAAGTGACGATAACGAATGGAAAAACATACAGTCTCGATCAGTTGAGTATTGCTGAAGCGGAGGATGTGATAGAGGACGACCTTTCCTCTCTTCTCGCCAAAGATGTCGTCAGTGTATATAACGGAAAGATGCTATTGATAAAATCCATCGAAAATAAAAAACTGATCATCAATAAAAAGCGTTATGATCTTGAAGTCGTTGAAATCATGTTTTATACGAAAATGAACATAGAAATCAAAGTAAAGAGAAATTCGTGA
- a CDS encoding YtrH family sporulation protein, with protein sequence MNEAFVPAFLNSFFISLGVLLGGSIIGGLAAFFTGQAPMTTVFRLSDSLRIWAIVAAIGGTFDMVYNFERGIFHGETKDIVKQVLLILSALGGAQTGALIINWFTQEHISS encoded by the coding sequence ATGAATGAAGCCTTTGTTCCAGCCTTTCTCAACAGCTTTTTCATATCGCTTGGCGTTTTGCTTGGCGGTTCGATAATCGGGGGCCTCGCCGCTTTTTTTACTGGACAAGCCCCGATGACGACTGTGTTCCGGCTATCGGACAGCCTGCGTATATGGGCGATTGTCGCTGCCATCGGGGGTACCTTTGATATGGTCTATAATTTCGAACGCGGTATTTTCCACGGAGAAACGAAGGATATAGTCAAGCAAGTCCTTTTGATTCTATCTGCACTTGGCGGAGCACAGACAGGAGCACTGATCATAAACTGGTTTACGCAGGAGCATATATCATCATGA
- a CDS encoding YtpI family protein, with translation MPILVTLIVLSLGVYLFYKIKMVRTKMPMEKKWISGKSSIALGAFVALFGINQLFLFHTTTTYIISAVFISVGLFSIWGGYKMYRFYLPHAIEEAANQKG, from the coding sequence ATGCCTATTCTTGTCACCTTGATCGTTCTATCACTAGGGGTCTATCTGTTTTATAAAATTAAAATGGTCCGAACCAAAATGCCGATGGAGAAAAAGTGGATTTCAGGGAAGTCTTCCATTGCCCTTGGAGCGTTTGTCGCACTATTCGGAATCAATCAGCTTTTTCTATTCCACACGACCACCACTTATATCATTTCTGCCGTTTTCATCTCCGTTGGCCTATTCAGCATTTGGGGAGGCTATAAAATGTATAGATTTTACCTGCCGCATGCAATTGAAGAAGCCGCAAATCAAAAAGGATAA
- a CDS encoding bifunctional oligoribonuclease/PAP phosphatase NrnA codes for MKAEILADIKRYDTIILHRHVRPDPDAYGSQGGLAEILKASFPEKRIFTVGKEEPSLNYLRRLDVISDETYQGALVIVCDTANTDRICDARYKTGDKLIKIDHHPNEDPYGDMRWVDTSASSASEMIYDFYQFGKEQGLKMSDEAARLLYAGIVGDTGRFLFPSTTEKTFAYVSELIHYSFSRPQLYQEMYDVNESIVRLNGYVLQHFEILPYGTGKMIITKDILEKFNASTSEASQLVSSLGSIKNVKSWVFFIEEDKEIRVRFRSKGPIINTIARKYNGGGHPLAAGASIFSWDEVDNILADLEELNKVN; via the coding sequence ATGAAAGCTGAAATTTTAGCAGATATAAAGCGTTATGATACTATCATTCTCCATCGTCATGTCCGTCCAGATCCGGATGCTTATGGTTCACAGGGTGGATTGGCGGAAATCCTGAAGGCATCTTTCCCTGAAAAGCGCATTTTTACGGTTGGGAAAGAAGAACCGTCATTGAATTATTTAAGAAGGCTCGATGTGATTTCGGATGAAACATATCAAGGTGCATTGGTCATCGTTTGTGATACGGCAAATACGGACCGGATTTGTGATGCGCGTTATAAGACGGGGGATAAACTGATTAAGATTGACCATCATCCTAATGAAGATCCATATGGGGATATGCGCTGGGTCGATACATCAGCAAGTTCCGCAAGTGAAATGATTTATGACTTTTACCAGTTCGGTAAAGAACAAGGCTTGAAGATGAGTGATGAAGCGGCACGTCTTCTATATGCAGGCATCGTTGGCGATACAGGTCGTTTCCTATTCCCAAGTACGACTGAAAAGACATTTGCCTATGTCAGTGAATTGATTCACTATTCATTCTCCCGCCCGCAGTTATATCAGGAGATGTATGACGTCAATGAAAGCATTGTCCGGTTGAATGGCTATGTGCTGCAGCATTTTGAAATCCTACCATACGGTACGGGGAAAATGATCATCACAAAAGATATTCTTGAAAAATTCAATGCTTCGACATCTGAGGCATCTCAGCTCGTTTCCTCGCTCGGTTCAATTAAAAATGTTAAGTCGTGGGTCTTTTTCATTGAAGAGGATAAAGAAATCCGAGTCCGTTTCCGTTCTAAAGGGCCAATCATCAATACGATTGCCCGTAAATATAACGGCGGTGGCCATCCGCTTGCAGCAGGGGCTTCGATTTTTTCTTGGGATGAAGTGGATAATATCCTTGCCGATTTGGAAGAGTTGAATAAAGTGAATTAG